The Panicum hallii strain FIL2 chromosome 9, PHallii_v3.1, whole genome shotgun sequence genome has a window encoding:
- the LOC112877795 gene encoding dirigent protein 21-like yields the protein MACWKLSSTLMAALLAIAAGPGTTRPVAVATSAHLHFYMHDVTGGPSPTAVRVVNGPRGSFGNTVVIDDELTEGTSQSSATVGRAQGYYMMASVSNLELMVNMNVVLTSGPYAGSSLTVVGRDDVSTPVRELSVVGGTGLFRMARGYVLWKTVTPEILDLEIFINP from the coding sequence ATGGCTTGCTGGAAGCTCTCCTCCACGCTGATGGCAGCACTCCtggccatcgccgccggccctgGGACGACGCGGCCAGTGGCGGTTGCGACGTCGGCCCACCTGCACTTCTACATGCACGACGTGACGGGCGGCCCGTCGCCCACGGCGGTGCGGGTGGTCAACGGCCCGCGCGGCTCCTTCGGCAACACGGTGGTGATCGACGATGAGCTGACCGAGGGCACGTCGCAGTCGTCGGCCACGGTGGGCCGCGCGCAGGGTTACTACATGATGGCGTCCGTGTCCAACCTGGAGCTGATGGTGAACATGAACGTCGTGCTCACGTCCGGGCCGTACGCCGGCAGCTCGCTGACGGTGGTGGGGCGCGACGACGTCAGCACGCCGGTGCGGGAGCTCTCAGTGGTCGGCGGCACGGGGCTGTTCAGGATGGCGCGCGGCTACGTGCTCTGGAAGACCGTCACCCCCGAGATCCTCGACCTCGAGATCTTCATCAATCCTTGA